One genomic region from Terasakiella sp. SH-1 encodes:
- the feoB gene encoding ferrous iron transport protein B: MNTQTKTLTVALAGNPNCGKTTLLNKLTGSHKGVGNYARVTIDKQGSKLTHKGWTINVIDLPGIYSLSSQSPEEIVGRDFIQDEQPDLILNVLDATNIQRSLFLSTQLIEMGVPRIYDINMIDEANAKDISFDTLALAEILGSPVVETEARKGFGFELLLDTIVEMAEKGLPKDSINIKYDSHLEEAIVDVQKIISDLHPGEMNEHQTRWLAIKLMEGDDDLLKREAEHAELIEAVDAKRAEIERTHGESTEVMFAQGRYGFINGVVQEAVTLPATSEQSSSLTQKLDHIFLHRFLGLPIFLGLIWAMFEATFTLGTYPMDWIDGLMGDFTDVVAGAMSEGLLRDLMVDGILAGVGGTIIFLPNIVILFFFMAVFSETGYLARSAFLVDRTMHAFGLHGKAMIPLVMGFGCNVPAIMACRTIESPRARLIAILVNPFMACTARLPVFVLFAGAFFADVAGTMVFAMYMLSIVVAMLSSIFLSKFIIKGQNESFVMELPPFRVPTFSGIFFHMFEKAMGFIKKVGGIILVGSIIIWILQAFPQNVEYSQDFEANIEALQAQPETEARNEQITALSRQQTLETMEKSYLGQIGVAVTPVFEPLGFNWKDTVAILTGVVAKEVVVATYAVLYGQDEESTEESVSLREAMTGIMTPLVAFTFMVFALLYAPCFSTLAVIKREAGGWKWVGFSVAFSVTVAWSLAFVISIIGNILI, translated from the coding sequence GTGAACACACAAACCAAGACCTTGACGGTTGCCTTGGCGGGGAACCCGAACTGTGGTAAAACGACCCTGTTGAATAAACTGACAGGCTCTCATAAAGGCGTGGGTAACTATGCCCGTGTGACAATTGACAAACAGGGCAGCAAGCTGACCCATAAAGGCTGGACGATCAATGTGATTGATCTGCCGGGGATTTATTCTTTAAGCTCCCAGTCCCCGGAAGAAATCGTTGGCCGTGATTTTATTCAGGACGAACAGCCGGATCTCATCCTGAACGTTCTGGATGCAACAAACATTCAGCGTAGCCTGTTTTTGTCCACCCAATTGATTGAAATGGGTGTGCCGCGCATTTACGACATCAACATGATTGATGAAGCCAATGCCAAGGATATCTCTTTTGACACCCTCGCGCTGGCTGAAATCCTCGGCAGCCCGGTGGTGGAGACAGAAGCGCGCAAAGGTTTTGGTTTTGAACTGCTGCTCGACACCATTGTTGAGATGGCGGAAAAAGGTCTGCCCAAAGACAGCATTAACATCAAATATGACAGCCACCTTGAAGAAGCCATCGTTGATGTACAGAAAATCATTTCTGACCTTCACCCTGGGGAGATGAATGAACATCAGACCCGTTGGTTGGCAATCAAGCTGATGGAAGGCGATGATGACCTGCTTAAACGTGAAGCAGAACATGCAGAACTGATTGAAGCGGTTGATGCCAAACGTGCAGAGATCGAACGCACCCATGGTGAAAGCACGGAAGTGATGTTTGCACAAGGGCGTTACGGTTTCATCAACGGTGTTGTTCAAGAAGCGGTGACTTTGCCTGCAACGTCTGAACAATCTTCAAGCCTGACACAAAAACTGGATCACATCTTCTTGCATCGTTTCCTCGGCCTGCCGATTTTCCTTGGCCTGATTTGGGCCATGTTTGAAGCAACCTTTACATTGGGGACTTACCCGATGGACTGGATTGATGGCCTGATGGGTGATTTCACCGATGTTGTTGCAGGCGCCATGAGCGAAGGCTTGCTGCGTGACCTGATGGTTGACGGTATCTTGGCCGGGGTTGGGGGCACGATCATCTTCCTGCCCAACATTGTGATCCTGTTCTTCTTTATGGCTGTGTTCAGCGAAACCGGTTATCTCGCCCGTTCTGCCTTTTTGGTGGATCGCACCATGCATGCCTTTGGTCTGCACGGGAAAGCCATGATCCCGCTGGTGATGGGCTTTGGCTGTAACGTTCCCGCCATTATGGCGTGTCGCACGATCGAAAGCCCGCGTGCACGCCTGATCGCCATTTTGGTGAACCCGTTCATGGCTTGTACAGCGCGTCTTCCGGTTTTCGTACTGTTTGCCGGGGCCTTCTTTGCCGATGTCGCAGGGACCATGGTTTTTGCCATGTATATGCTGAGTATCGTTGTGGCCATGCTGTCGTCGATCTTCTTATCTAAATTTATTATCAAAGGGCAAAACGAGTCCTTTGTTATGGAATTGCCGCCGTTCCGCGTACCCACATTCAGCGGCATTTTCTTCCATATGTTTGAAAAGGCCATGGGCTTTATCAAGAAAGTTGGTGGTATCATCCTTGTTGGTTCGATCATCATCTGGATCTTGCAAGCCTTCCCGCAGAATGTTGAATATTCTCAGGATTTTGAAGCGAACATCGAAGCGCTTCAGGCCCAGCCGGAAACAGAGGCTCGTAACGAGCAGATTACAGCCTTGTCACGCCAGCAGACGCTGGAAACAATGGAAAAAAGCTATCTGGGTCAAATCGGTGTAGCCGTAACCCCCGTGTTTGAGCCGCTTGGCTTTAACTGGAAAGACACCGTTGCGATCCTGACTGGCGTTGTTGCCAAAGAGGTTGTGGTTGCCACATATGCCGTGCTTTACGGTCAGGATGAGGAATCTACTGAAGAATCCGTCTCCCTTCGTGAAGCCATGACGGGCATTATGACGCCGCTTGTTGCCTTTACCTTCATGGTCTTTGCGCTTCTTTATGCGCCGTGCTTCAGCACATTGGCGGTGATCAAGCGTGAAGCCGGTGGCTGGAAATGGGTAGGCTTCTCTGTTGCCTTCTCCGTTACCGTTGCCTGGTCTTTGGCTTTCGTTATTTCGATTATCGGGAATATATTGATCTGA
- the mamI gene encoding magnetosome protein MamI: MPVVIFGLVAISLGLWAMAAWWWSVTELMRGLVPIILVILGIVAVAAGLSKVREDKPVDDEDLLNGEG, encoded by the coding sequence ATGCCTGTCGTGATTTTTGGCCTGGTGGCCATTTCATTGGGTCTTTGGGCGATGGCTGCCTGGTGGTGGTCTGTAACCGAGCTAATGCGTGGCTTGGTGCCTATCATTCTCGTTATTTTGGGTATTGTCGCTGTTGCAGCTGGCCTGTCCAAAGTACGTGAAGACAAACCTGTCGATGACGAAGACCTACTTAACGGTGAAGGATAA
- the mamD gene encoding magnetosome protein MamD, whose translation MLLLKAEQARSVPALVGKTWKVGEVTKAGGGAKGLTNWLVLHPAGSGAGSKTVMVKVTGAGQQLPSLVGKTFTFGKSPVLGNAGMKYMALYPAKAGSAAAGAAAAGTKGTVAVKLANTKAAAQLQAFQGKAFVIGKAPVMGNNLANNMLVLEPLKGAGVKTGAAAAAKGGAAASKGLMIGKTTIGSAGVVTKGAAAAAPVAIIGADAAGNAAATTVAKTAATKAVATKAVATKAAAATAGKAAAGKAAAASAGAAAAGTAASGTIWTGTGLSLGLGLGLGALGPVLLTAAAATGGYFLYKRNKDAEECEAEELDATEALINPPAPSGNVAPA comes from the coding sequence ATGTTATTACTTAAAGCGGAACAAGCGAGATCAGTTCCTGCACTTGTTGGCAAGACATGGAAAGTCGGTGAAGTCACCAAAGCTGGTGGCGGCGCAAAAGGCTTGACCAACTGGCTGGTGTTGCACCCAGCAGGCTCTGGTGCGGGTTCCAAAACTGTTATGGTTAAAGTGACTGGTGCGGGCCAGCAATTGCCGTCTTTGGTGGGTAAGACTTTTACATTCGGTAAGTCTCCGGTTCTGGGCAACGCTGGCATGAAGTACATGGCGCTCTATCCGGCCAAGGCTGGTTCAGCAGCCGCTGGTGCTGCGGCAGCAGGTACAAAAGGTACGGTTGCGGTTAAGCTGGCAAACACAAAAGCAGCAGCTCAGCTGCAAGCGTTCCAAGGTAAAGCTTTCGTAATCGGTAAAGCGCCGGTTATGGGCAATAACCTTGCAAATAACATGCTGGTGCTTGAACCTCTTAAAGGTGCGGGTGTTAAGACTGGTGCGGCGGCTGCGGCCAAAGGTGGTGCGGCAGCGAGCAAAGGTTTGATGATCGGTAAGACGACAATCGGTTCTGCCGGTGTTGTAACAAAAGGCGCGGCTGCGGCAGCCCCAGTTGCGATTATCGGTGCAGATGCGGCTGGTAATGCAGCAGCAACAACTGTTGCCAAAACGGCTGCGACAAAAGCGGTTGCGACAAAAGCAGTAGCAACCAAAGCGGCAGCAGCGACAGCAGGTAAAGCAGCAGCTGGTAAGGCTGCGGCAGCTTCTGCGGGTGCGGCAGCGGCCGGTACAGCAGCAAGCGGTACAATTTGGACTGGTACAGGTCTGAGCCTTGGTCTCGGCCTCGGTCTTGGTGCGTTGGGTCCGGTTTTGTTGACAGCAGCGGCTGCAACAGGCGGGTACTTCCTGTACAAGCGTAATAAAGACGCCGAAGAGTGTGAAGCGGAAGAGTTGGATGCCACAGAAGCATTGATCAACCCGCCAGCACCAAGCGGTAATGTGGCTCCGGCCTAA
- a CDS encoding ferrous iron transport protein A, which produces MATLANLGKGQRAYINQIGGDSTLKRKLLSMGIVKGVEVSLSHTAPLGDPRIYSLLGYDLSLRNDEAANITVDSTKP; this is translated from the coding sequence ATGGCGACTTTAGCAAATCTGGGAAAAGGCCAGCGGGCCTATATCAATCAAATCGGGGGCGATTCAACTCTGAAGCGTAAGCTCTTGTCTATGGGGATTGTCAAAGGCGTTGAAGTGTCTTTGTCTCACACGGCCCCATTGGGTGATCCACGCATCTATTCTTTGCTGGGTTATGATCTGTCTCTTCGCAATGACGAAGCGGCCAATATCACCGTTGACAGCACAAAGCCTTAA
- the mamH gene encoding magnetosome biogenesis transporter MamH, translated as MSDHSFEREQRNALYFLSAICMVFMTLAIAVQPLFLRNVLDISFETAGAVNASVQVVTEILDLALIFYLGYLSDRFGRVPIATIGFLVAALGALLAPASAQIGVWTGIGGLAFYYIMRIIMSLGTGAVWPQISALAGDGTDFDNRPRFMANMAFMMALGGTLVYAILMQMPQYTGYIVVMVLTAGVALIGAYVSHRCLVDIAPKLEKKAFPWKRILEHLKKDDRLRLSFASAFFARADMVFIGLFLMMWFIYFADLVKIEQEVAAAEAGSLIGLVGIVVLVSLPAWGRAIEVMGRVKTLALGMAFSGVGFVGLGFIVNPFEWEIVPFLVLAALGQAGCLVAPQVLTIDLTPKDIRGSMLGMFNVVGGIGIVIFVQIGGFLFDHIGPHAPFVLIGVANFAVVTYGIWVLRGDGTDEQICEDTLEDGEDINKVFEQ; from the coding sequence ATGTCAGATCACTCTTTCGAACGAGAACAACGTAACGCCTTATATTTCCTGTCGGCGATCTGCATGGTCTTTATGACTTTGGCAATTGCTGTTCAGCCGTTGTTCTTGCGCAATGTTCTGGATATTTCTTTTGAAACAGCCGGTGCGGTAAATGCCAGCGTACAGGTTGTGACAGAGATCCTCGATCTCGCCTTGATCTTCTATCTGGGCTATTTGTCGGATCGTTTTGGCCGGGTGCCGATTGCCACAATCGGCTTCCTTGTTGCCGCCCTTGGTGCCTTGCTGGCACCTGCCAGTGCCCAAATCGGTGTCTGGACAGGGATCGGCGGTCTGGCATTCTATTATATCATGCGCATCATCATGTCCCTGGGCACAGGCGCGGTCTGGCCGCAAATCTCTGCTTTGGCAGGGGATGGGACAGATTTTGATAATCGTCCTCGCTTTATGGCGAATATGGCCTTTATGATGGCCTTGGGGGGAACCCTCGTTTACGCCATCTTGATGCAGATGCCACAATATACAGGCTATATCGTTGTCATGGTTTTGACCGCAGGGGTGGCTTTGATCGGGGCCTATGTTTCGCATCGTTGTCTGGTCGATATCGCGCCCAAGCTGGAAAAGAAAGCATTTCCGTGGAAGCGTATTCTTGAGCATCTCAAAAAAGATGATCGCCTGCGTCTGAGCTTTGCCAGTGCCTTTTTTGCCCGTGCTGACATGGTGTTCATCGGGCTGTTCCTGATGATGTGGTTTATCTACTTTGCCGATCTGGTGAAAATCGAACAGGAAGTGGCCGCTGCGGAAGCTGGTTCTCTCATCGGTCTGGTCGGTATTGTGGTTCTGGTTTCCCTTCCGGCATGGGGACGTGCCATTGAGGTCATGGGTCGTGTGAAAACCCTGGCTCTTGGTATGGCCTTTTCCGGTGTTGGATTCGTTGGGTTGGGCTTCATCGTCAATCCGTTTGAGTGGGAAATTGTCCCGTTTTTGGTTTTAGCTGCCTTGGGCCAGGCTGGCTGCCTTGTGGCGCCGCAGGTTCTGACCATTGATTTGACGCCAAAGGATATTCGCGGTTCCATGCTGGGCATGTTCAACGTGGTTGGCGGCATCGGTATTGTGATTTTTGTTCAGATTGGCGGCTTCCTATTTGACCATATTGGACCCCATGCCCCGTTTGTGCTAATCGGTGTGGCGAACTTCGCTGTTGTGACTTATGGCATTTGGGTGTTGCGCGGTGATGGAACGGACGAACAGATTTGTGAAGACACGCTGGAAGATGGGGAAGACATCAACAAGGTGTTTGAACAGTAA
- a CDS encoding pentapeptide repeat-containing protein — protein MPNVYHLQNLGMGSSEWNAWRESEKGMTPDLSNAEIRAVNLARIDLQGAVLTKANLKRTNLNGANLSGANMAGSNMEGINLAGANLERANCAGAYLMKANLSGCKLRWTNLSGAALVGKTNMTGADLTGANLCGARLTGVNLSGANLTRANLAGADFRDADLTGANFENTDTSGAFFGGADLRGTLLEHSIDLYLPEEDEPEEMMEMGPVPQPQAQPYPYPQQPQPQPQPQPMQTATVEPFPQPQPAPQPMPEPIMEPEPVVQVAPEPVMEPVMEPEPIPEPEPEPIPEPEPIVQLAPEPEPEPEPMPAPAPVQEVIEPEKPDDDAYQVYETKDFAILTLCLPGFSEKKHGEEEDLLGLLRRYNQYFMDGSDQKGVPMATRGDAFYGAFENPNTAITCARGYLNILRDMKTDAYVGINWGNATSTGEAGSEIKDLIISSISPMARLMPVANPGEVLILDELFNRPEIRTERFEFTKVSRRWMKASVKADGPTIEVLCYAVKERAE, from the coding sequence ATGCCAAATGTATACCACCTACAGAATTTAGGGATGGGCTCATCGGAATGGAATGCGTGGCGTGAATCCGAAAAAGGGATGACCCCGGACCTGTCCAATGCGGAGATCAGAGCAGTTAATCTGGCTCGCATTGACCTACAGGGCGCTGTCCTGACCAAAGCCAACCTTAAACGAACCAACCTGAACGGGGCCAATCTTTCAGGCGCCAATATGGCCGGATCCAACATGGAAGGGATCAACTTGGCCGGGGCCAACCTGGAAAGGGCCAACTGTGCAGGGGCTTACTTAATGAAAGCCAACTTGTCTGGCTGTAAGTTACGCTGGACCAACCTGTCAGGGGCTGCTCTTGTGGGCAAAACCAATATGACGGGGGCGGATTTAACCGGGGCGAACCTTTGTGGGGCGCGTTTGACCGGGGTTAATTTGTCCGGTGCAAATTTAACCCGTGCGAATTTGGCAGGGGCGGATTTCCGCGATGCTGATTTGACCGGGGCAAATTTTGAAAATACCGATACCAGCGGTGCCTTTTTTGGTGGGGCCGATCTTCGTGGGACGTTATTGGAACATTCCATTGATTTATACCTGCCAGAAGAAGACGAACCAGAGGAAATGATGGAGATGGGGCCTGTGCCACAACCGCAAGCCCAGCCCTATCCTTATCCTCAGCAGCCGCAACCTCAGCCACAGCCGCAGCCCATGCAAACGGCAACGGTTGAGCCTTTCCCGCAGCCACAGCCCGCACCGCAGCCCATGCCGGAACCGATTATGGAACCGGAACCTGTGGTACAGGTGGCACCCGAACCCGTCATGGAACCCGTGATGGAGCCGGAACCAATTCCTGAACCCGAGCCCGAGCCCATTCCAGAGCCTGAACCCATTGTTCAGCTTGCCCCGGAACCTGAGCCCGAGCCGGAACCTATGCCCGCACCCGCACCAGTGCAGGAAGTGATTGAACCTGAAAAGCCAGATGATGATGCCTATCAGGTTTATGAAACAAAGGATTTTGCGATCCTGACCCTGTGCTTACCGGGCTTTAGCGAGAAAAAACATGGGGAGGAAGAGGACCTTCTCGGACTGTTGCGTCGTTATAACCAGTATTTTATGGATGGCAGTGATCAAAAAGGGGTACCTATGGCAACCCGTGGAGATGCATTCTACGGTGCCTTTGAAAACCCTAATACGGCGATCACTTGTGCACGTGGGTATCTCAATATCCTGCGTGACATGAAAACCGATGCCTATGTAGGCATCAACTGGGGCAATGCGACCTCAACCGGGGAAGCCGGGTCTGAAATTAAGGATTTGATTATTTCCTCAATTTCACCCATGGCGCGGCTTATGCCTGTGGCTAATCCGGGGGAAGTTTTGATTTTGGATGAATTGTTTAATCGACCGGAAATCAGAACTGAAAGGTTTGAATTCACCAAAGTATCCCGGCGCTGGATGAAAGCCAGTGTCAAGGCAGACGGACCCACCATTGAGGTGCTCTGTTACGCTGTTAAGGAACGGGCTGAATAA
- a CDS encoding bacteriohemerythrin: MFIQLTDEYLLGVQVIDEQHRQLCGWINTLHDHLSQKLSTQEITDTLNNLSDYTQEHFSFEEKTMHQAGYPEFALHIKEHRTFLVKIEELMDEYLLLDEEDLEPFANKLTAYLKEWILHHIMEEDMKIRDVLQNSAKSE; encoded by the coding sequence GTGTTTATTCAACTCACAGACGAATATCTACTGGGCGTACAAGTCATTGATGAACAACATCGGCAACTTTGTGGGTGGATTAATACGCTTCACGACCATCTTTCGCAAAAGCTCAGTACGCAAGAAATTACAGACACACTGAATAATCTGTCTGATTACACGCAGGAACATTTTTCTTTTGAAGAAAAAACCATGCATCAGGCAGGCTATCCTGAATTTGCCCTTCATATTAAAGAGCATCGCACCTTCCTTGTAAAAATTGAAGAGCTGATGGATGAATATCTTTTACTGGATGAAGAGGATCTGGAACCTTTTGCCAATAAGCTCACCGCTTATTTAAAAGAATGGATTTTGCACCACATTATGGAAGAGGATATGAAAATTCGTGATGTCCTTCAAAACAGTGCGAAAAGTGAATAA
- a CDS encoding FeoB-associated Cys-rich membrane protein: MEALILTIIFAVCVFLAMRHIRTKFNPSDGCGSGCGGCSSQPTCSTTEKK; the protein is encoded by the coding sequence ATGGAAGCTTTAATCCTCACCATCATTTTTGCCGTCTGTGTTTTTCTGGCGATGCGTCATATCCGCACCAAGTTTAATCCCAGTGATGGCTGTGGCAGTGGTTGCGGGGGCTGTAGCTCTCAGCCGACCTGCAGCACGACTGAAAAAAAATAA
- a CDS encoding SO_0444 family Cu/Zn efflux transporter has translation MDLLGNTLHLYLEAAPWLLFGLIMAGVIKAWMSEKAVQKYVGGRGIGSIFGAALFGAPLPLCSCGVLPAAVGMRRAGGSRPATLSFLISTPETGVDSVAVSYALLGPFMAIVRPIAAVSSAVFTGLLSLFLPEEDQKPTPAAAPSSCCTSTCCGSSKPVEPKKPNAFVKTYDGIAYALSDILDDIALWLGIGLLIAGVVTTYVPEQALVEWGSGPLAMLVMLVVGIPMYICATASTPLAASFLLAGVSPGAVMVFLLAGPATNMATIAVVRNEMGTRTMWVYLTGVCVSSLAIGFIVNQLVNLWAIDIQAELAASAHVLPAGMEEACGILLALLFVKRIPAIVSAKLAPSNG, from the coding sequence ATGGACCTGCTTGGTAATACGCTTCACCTCTATCTAGAGGCTGCACCCTGGTTGTTATTCGGCCTGATTATGGCCGGTGTGATCAAAGCCTGGATGTCTGAAAAGGCCGTGCAAAAATATGTCGGCGGGCGGGGTATTGGGTCCATTTTCGGCGCAGCCTTGTTTGGGGCGCCTTTACCTTTATGTTCTTGTGGGGTGTTACCCGCAGCCGTCGGTATGCGCCGTGCAGGCGGCTCGCGCCCCGCCACGCTGTCTTTCTTGATCTCTACTCCGGAAACCGGGGTTGATTCTGTGGCCGTATCCTACGCTTTGCTGGGGCCGTTCATGGCAATTGTGCGCCCGATTGCTGCGGTAAGCAGCGCGGTCTTTACCGGGCTTTTGTCTTTGTTCCTTCCCGAAGAAGATCAAAAGCCTACGCCAGCCGCAGCACCATCGAGCTGCTGTACCAGCACCTGTTGCGGGTCTTCCAAGCCTGTTGAGCCGAAAAAGCCCAATGCCTTTGTCAAAACCTATGACGGAATTGCGTATGCACTCAGCGATATTCTGGATGATATCGCCCTGTGGCTTGGCATCGGCTTGCTGATTGCCGGTGTTGTCACCACCTATGTACCGGAACAGGCGCTGGTGGAATGGGGCAGCGGCCCGCTGGCCATGTTGGTCATGCTGGTGGTTGGAATTCCCATGTATATTTGCGCTACAGCTTCCACCCCTTTGGCAGCCAGTTTTTTGTTGGCGGGTGTGTCGCCCGGCGCCGTGATGGTCTTTTTACTGGCTGGTCCGGCAACCAACATGGCAACCATTGCGGTTGTACGCAACGAAATGGGCACCCGCACCATGTGGGTGTATCTGACAGGTGTGTGCGTTTCCAGTCTTGCCATTGGCTTTATCGTCAACCAATTGGTGAACCTGTGGGCCATTGATATTCAGGCTGAACTTGCAGCCAGTGCCCATGTTCTACCCGCCGGAATGGAAGAGGCGTGCGGTATTTTGCTGGCCTTGCTGTTTGTGAAACGCATCCCTGCCATTGTCAGTGCGAAGCTGGCCCCGAGTAACGGCTGA
- a CDS encoding response regulator has protein sequence MNDVTGNTQNNTTGLNFRDLSFLIVDKDRRAATVLRTILRNFYARDIDFAPSTIQAYAHLHEKHTDIILVESDLGGDDTGFDLVKKIRASSFEDYQHIPIIMMTADASEKNVSMARDIGVNEFMVKPVSPKETFDHISSVITHPRPFIEVENYAGPDRRRKKEFFEQERRKENLQKQAREESETLAETQVETQG, from the coding sequence ATGAATGATGTAACTGGAAATACGCAAAATAATACGACTGGCTTAAATTTCCGCGATCTTTCTTTTTTGATTGTGGATAAGGATCGCCGCGCAGCCACGGTATTGCGCACCATTTTGCGGAACTTTTATGCCCGTGATATTGATTTTGCGCCCAGTACCATTCAGGCATATGCCCATTTACATGAAAAACATACAGATATCATTCTGGTTGAAAGTGATTTGGGCGGGGATGATACGGGTTTTGATCTGGTTAAGAAAATTCGAGCCTCTTCTTTTGAAGATTACCAGCATATCCCGATTATCATGATGACGGCGGACGCCAGTGAAAAAAATGTCAGCATGGCACGTGATATTGGTGTGAATGAATTTATGGTTAAGCCGGTTTCACCAAAAGAAACCTTTGACCATATCTCATCGGTTATCACCCATCCGCGTCCCTTCATCGAAGTTGAAAACTATGCCGGCCCGGATCGCAGGCGCAAAAAGGAATTTTTTGAGCAAGAACGCCGCAAAGAGAACCTTCAAAAGCAGGCACGCGAAGAGTCTGAAACCCTTGCTGAGACTCAGGTTGAGACTCAAGGTTAA